Proteins from a genomic interval of Chryseobacterium indologenes:
- a CDS encoding DNA-binding protein encodes MIKIVNELREILTNIARELKELKETVKMSTILNKEVLDVYEAAVLTGYKVSYIHKLSSVGTDLPIYSSSGNGKLYFKRLELLEWMTKHKRNNFTDFQNNVNKYLARKTA; translated from the coding sequence ATGATAAAAATTGTAAATGAATTAAGAGAAATTCTAACGAACATTGCAAGAGAATTAAAAGAGCTGAAAGAAACAGTTAAAATGTCAACTATTCTTAATAAAGAAGTATTGGATGTATATGAAGCTGCGGTACTCACAGGATATAAGGTAAGTTATATACATAAACTTAGTAGTGTAGGAACAGATTTACCTATCTACTCATCTTCTGGCAATGGAAAACTTTACTTTAAAAGATTAGAATTGTTGGAATGGATGACAAAACACAAAAGAAACAATTTTACTGATTTCCAAAATAATGTAAATAAATATTTGGCAAGAAAGACAGCTTAA
- a CDS encoding site-specific integrase, with amino-acid sequence MATTQLMLRNKPKADGSLPIVFKVYLGNKSKIITTPFSVQENQWDTKNKKVKSNHGKAREINESLKKLDTRLNEAIIELESEELDYNLDDIDARFRAQSAGNKIKSISVKDFFQQRIDALNELSKFGYAKTIKESMQSLFKFEKNIDLRFKDIDFEFLVKYENFLAKSCSNTTIRIRMTDLRTLFNLAIRSGYARKEDYPFGSYSIQKRLKMQSRKIALSEGQFSMFKLFDCGSFPKYTNTYKMFLFSYYVGGMNFKDMAFLEWDDIKGNRLYYTRSKTGRDFNVPLRSEALEILEYYRNYLKPEEVKYIFPVILKNKLSDKQLYGRYRRCLKIFNSDLKFIAEQTEIDEDITSYVGRHTFATHLKFNNVSADVISQVMGHSSVSVTNSYLKDFEDGIIDDAFSKLV; translated from the coding sequence ATGGCAACAACACAACTAATGCTCCGAAATAAACCTAAAGCAGATGGAAGTCTTCCAATTGTTTTTAAAGTATACTTAGGCAACAAATCTAAAATTATCACTACTCCGTTTTCTGTACAGGAGAACCAATGGGATACCAAAAACAAGAAAGTGAAATCTAATCATGGTAAAGCTCGTGAAATTAATGAATCTTTGAAAAAACTAGACACCCGTCTTAATGAAGCTATCATAGAACTGGAATCCGAAGAGCTTGATTATAATTTAGACGACATTGATGCAAGGTTTAGAGCACAATCCGCAGGTAACAAAATAAAATCTATTTCTGTGAAAGATTTTTTTCAACAGAGAATTGATGCATTAAATGAGCTTAGTAAATTCGGATATGCCAAAACAATTAAAGAATCCATGCAATCGTTATTCAAATTTGAAAAAAATATAGACTTAAGATTTAAGGATATTGATTTTGAATTTTTAGTGAAATATGAAAATTTTTTAGCAAAATCGTGTAGCAATACAACTATCAGAATCAGAATGACTGATTTAAGAACATTATTTAATCTTGCTATAAGGTCGGGTTATGCAAGAAAAGAAGATTATCCGTTCGGAAGTTACAGTATTCAGAAAAGATTGAAAATGCAATCCCGCAAAATAGCATTGAGCGAAGGGCAGTTTTCAATGTTTAAATTATTTGATTGTGGAAGTTTTCCCAAATACACTAATACTTACAAAATGTTTTTATTTTCTTACTATGTTGGCGGTATGAACTTTAAAGACATGGCATTCTTAGAATGGGATGATATAAAAGGTAACCGTCTGTACTATACCAGAAGTAAAACAGGTCGGGATTTCAATGTTCCTTTGAGGTCAGAAGCATTGGAAATATTGGAATACTACAGAAATTACTTAAAACCAGAAGAAGTAAAATATATCTTTCCTGTTATCTTAAAAAACAAACTTTCAGATAAGCAATTGTACGGAAGGTATAGAAGATGTTTAAAAATCTTTAACTCTGATTTGAAATTCATAGCAGAACAAACGGAAATTGATGAAGATATAACCAGTTATGTAGGGAGACATACTTTTGCCACTCACTTAAAATTTAATAATGTTTCTGCGGATGTAATTAGTCAAGTAATGGGACACTCTTCTGTTTCTGTTACTAATTCGTACCTGAAAGATTTTGAGGATGGCATTATTGATGATGCTTTTAGTAAATTAGTATAA
- a CDS encoding T9SS type A sorting domain-containing protein: protein MKKVLFLISFFVLLLWSGESQAQANVDLDTSFVTEAGFNNAVMTTAVQPDGKILVGGWFTTYRGISRSNIARLNADGSLDTSFNVGAGFDAVVYSIVLQADGKILVGGDFTTYNGITQNSITRLNADGSIDTSFNMGNGLTTSGGMAFVNTMAIQNDGKILVGGRFTDYNGTPRQRIARINTDGTIDTSFVVGSGFNADVKTIALQSDGKIVAGGSFKSYSFANVNYIVRLNMNGTIDSSFNIGTGFGGSPGGAVVQTIVVQPDDKILVGGYFTTYKGTTQNRIVRLNTNGNVDTSFVAVAGVDNYFVNDIELQPDGKILLGGGFLSYNGIARRCLARINANGSLDTSFDIGTGFFGTLSNVETVSLQPDGKIVVGGYFTSYKGVDQNRIARLSVAGTLSASSFNTKEMITVYPNPVSENLHFSEEISTIKILDISGKVIIQTFTAGKSFNLGKLVKGVYFVTATTKSGKIITHKVIKE from the coding sequence ATGAAAAAAGTTTTATTTCTTATCAGCTTTTTTGTCCTGTTGCTATGGAGTGGAGAATCGCAGGCACAGGCAAACGTAGATCTCGATACATCTTTTGTTACCGAAGCAGGATTTAACAACGCAGTGATGACTACTGCTGTACAACCGGATGGAAAAATTCTTGTAGGAGGTTGGTTTACTACTTACCGGGGGATATCCAGAAGCAATATTGCCCGCTTAAATGCGGATGGAAGCCTTGATACTTCTTTTAATGTAGGAGCAGGGTTTGATGCGGTTGTTTATAGTATTGTTTTACAGGCTGATGGTAAAATCCTTGTGGGAGGCGATTTTACCACGTACAACGGAATTACTCAAAACAGTATTACCCGTTTAAACGCAGATGGCAGTATAGATACGTCTTTTAATATGGGAAATGGGCTTACAACATCCGGAGGGATGGCATTTGTCAATACAATGGCTATACAGAATGACGGAAAAATTCTTGTAGGTGGCAGATTTACAGACTATAATGGAACTCCGCGACAACGTATTGCCCGCATCAATACAGACGGAACTATAGATACTTCATTTGTCGTTGGTTCAGGCTTTAATGCAGATGTTAAGACTATTGCCTTGCAATCTGACGGTAAAATTGTTGCGGGTGGCAGTTTTAAATCTTATTCGTTCGCCAATGTAAATTATATTGTCCGTCTGAATATGAATGGTACTATTGACAGTTCGTTTAATATTGGGACAGGATTTGGTGGCAGTCCCGGTGGAGCAGTTGTTCAGACAATCGTAGTTCAACCTGATGATAAGATCCTTGTCGGAGGATATTTTACCACTTATAAAGGAACGACCCAAAACCGGATTGTACGACTCAACACAAATGGAAACGTAGATACATCATTTGTGGCAGTCGCAGGTGTAGATAATTATTTTGTGAATGACATTGAATTACAGCCGGATGGAAAAATCCTTTTAGGAGGTGGCTTTTTAAGCTATAATGGAATTGCCAGGAGATGCCTGGCGAGAATTAATGCGAATGGAAGTCTTGATACCTCATTTGACATCGGAACCGGATTTTTTGGAACACTCAGCAATGTAGAGACCGTTTCATTACAACCTGACGGGAAAATTGTGGTTGGAGGATATTTTACCAGTTATAAAGGGGTAGATCAGAATAGAATTGCACGTCTGAGTGTTGCAGGAACTTTGTCTGCTTCCAGTTTCAATACAAAAGAAATGATAACGGTGTATCCGAACCCTGTAAGTGAAAATCTTCATTTTTCGGAAGAGATCTCCACAATCAAAATACTTGATATTTCGGGAAAAGTGATCATTCAGACTTTCACTGCCGGAAAATCTTTCAATTTGGGGAAACTTGTTAAAGGAGTATATTTTGTCACAGCAACTACAAAATCAGGGAAAATCATCACGCATAAGGTCATAAAGGAATAA
- a CDS encoding ATP-binding cassette domain-containing protein — MIDVYEKKDEEDISGGSINEVSAHGDIIFKDVSFGYQNPNEYKIFENLNLTLKSNCTTAIVGTSGSGKTTLIKLLMKFYEPFTGEITLNNNSIENFNFNKWREKISVVFQDGYIFSDSVKGNIVMGQEYDENKFNHIISQANLNEIIDILPQNAETKIGENGLGLSKGQQQRILIARAMYKNPEILILDEATSALDSVNEKIIHHNLQNFFKGKTVIIIAHRLSTVKNADQILVLKQGKVVEAGNHQQLVDNKKEYYTLVKNQLELDS, encoded by the coding sequence TTGATAGATGTCTATGAAAAAAAGGATGAAGAGGATATTTCAGGCGGTTCTATTAATGAAGTTTCAGCCCATGGTGATATTATTTTTAAGGATGTGAGCTTCGGCTATCAGAATCCCAATGAATACAAAATTTTTGAAAATTTAAATTTAACTTTAAAATCCAATTGTACAACAGCCATCGTGGGTACAAGTGGTAGCGGCAAAACGACTTTAATAAAACTCCTAATGAAATTTTATGAGCCCTTCACGGGAGAGATCACACTCAACAATAATTCGATCGAAAATTTCAATTTTAATAAGTGGAGAGAAAAAATAAGTGTCGTATTTCAGGATGGGTATATTTTTTCAGACTCCGTTAAAGGAAATATTGTAATGGGACAGGAATACGATGAAAACAAGTTTAATCACATCATTTCTCAGGCCAATTTAAATGAAATCATAGATATACTCCCTCAAAATGCTGAAACAAAAATCGGTGAAAACGGATTAGGTTTAAGCAAAGGGCAACAACAACGTATTCTTATCGCAAGGGCTATGTACAAAAACCCGGAAATTCTCATTTTAGATGAGGCAACAAGTGCATTAGACTCTGTAAATGAAAAAATAATACACCACAATCTGCAAAATTTTTTCAAAGGAAAAACAGTGATCATTATTGCTCACAGACTCTCAACAGTAAAAAATGCCGATCAGATATTAGTGCTGAAACAAGGAAAAGTGGTGGAAGCCGGAAACCATCAGCAACTGGTGGATAATAAAAAAGAATATTATACCCTTGTAAAAAATCAGCTGGAACTTGACAGTTGA
- a CDS encoding TonB-dependent receptor, producing the protein MKKVFSALSITFTIFAFSQEKKNDSVGKLIEKEIQEVEIKARKKLVERKIDRLVFNVQNSTSATGGDAMDALRVTPGVKVINDKISIIGKSGVSVLIDDKIMHLAGDDLANFLKTIPSDQIKSIEVITTPPAKYDAQGNGGLINIVLKKTKKNSWNATIRSSYKQATYATGNLGADFSFQKDKITLFSSINTGDGTRKNIDNSSIYYPEERWENKSPRKIENKFLSTRLGLDYDLTNKLSMGFQYLGSFSEMNINENNTASYIYDSRDYLKSYIISKAKSNEKPNLNQFNFHTIYKLDSLGKKISFDVDYFSLKDKNTRNYDGNSWDKNDIPQSYFAAINNNNQDITNYSGKIDAELPLEWAKLSFGGKISQSRTHNNVVFYDNSSGTPIIDEKQTNEFDFTENTQALYFSANKKLGEKWEANVGLRAENTQTKGYSRNLDQENKNTYFQLFPTAYLAYTPNDNHSFNMTYSRRINRPNYNQLNPFRIYDNPYSYVEGNPFLKPSYTSNFEFIYTFDNLESKIYYSYEKNGFEQLGILDNDTKITRYFVLNFLKTYNIGLTENISFNPVKFWTTTNSFDINYTKSTSDTPITVGSLNGWNTYLSTDNEFSLNSKKTLSFNVGYWISLPGVNGVDKVGTNQSLYAGLKFLMLDKNLQLSIIANDILKTQKPVYTSYSNGIKTMYRNYYDTQFFTLSLSYKFGNQKLKVSKHNFGNQEEKNRTGK; encoded by the coding sequence ATGAAAAAAGTATTTTCCGCATTAAGTATCACTTTTACAATCTTCGCTTTTTCGCAAGAGAAAAAGAATGATTCTGTGGGAAAATTAATAGAAAAAGAAATACAGGAAGTTGAAATAAAGGCAAGAAAAAAGCTTGTAGAAAGAAAAATTGATCGGCTAGTATTTAATGTACAGAACTCTACATCTGCAACAGGCGGAGATGCAATGGACGCATTAAGAGTTACGCCCGGAGTAAAAGTAATTAATGATAAAATATCCATCATTGGTAAAAGTGGAGTTTCAGTTCTGATAGATGACAAAATTATGCACCTTGCCGGAGATGATTTAGCCAACTTTTTAAAGACTATACCTTCTGACCAGATTAAATCTATAGAAGTTATCACTACTCCACCGGCAAAATATGATGCACAGGGAAACGGAGGTCTTATTAATATAGTATTGAAAAAAACTAAAAAGAATAGCTGGAATGCTACCATAAGGTCATCTTATAAGCAAGCCACTTATGCGACAGGGAATCTTGGAGCAGATTTTAGTTTTCAAAAAGATAAAATCACGCTGTTCTCTTCTATTAATACGGGAGATGGAACCAGAAAAAACATTGATAACAGCAGTATTTATTATCCTGAAGAGAGATGGGAAAATAAAAGTCCGCGAAAGATTGAGAATAAATTCCTTTCAACAAGGCTTGGGCTGGATTATGATCTGACCAATAAACTTTCAATGGGATTTCAGTATTTAGGCAGTTTTTCTGAGATGAATATTAATGAAAATAATACAGCATCATATATTTATGACAGCCGGGATTATTTAAAATCATATATTATTTCGAAGGCAAAAAGTAATGAGAAGCCCAATTTGAATCAGTTTAATTTTCATACAATCTATAAATTGGATTCGTTAGGAAAAAAAATATCATTTGATGTGGATTATTTTTCTTTAAAAGATAAAAACACCCGAAATTACGATGGTAATTCCTGGGATAAGAATGATATTCCGCAATCGTACTTTGCAGCAATAAATAATAATAACCAAGATATTACAAACTATTCAGGAAAAATAGATGCTGAACTTCCGTTAGAATGGGCAAAACTCTCATTTGGAGGTAAGATTTCACAGTCCAGGACTCATAACAATGTCGTTTTTTATGACAATAGTTCAGGTACCCCGATTATAGATGAAAAACAAACCAATGAATTTGATTTTACAGAAAATACACAGGCATTATATTTTTCAGCCAACAAAAAACTGGGTGAAAAATGGGAAGCAAATGTAGGACTGAGAGCCGAGAATACACAGACGAAAGGATATTCAAGGAATCTTGATCAGGAAAATAAAAATACATATTTTCAGCTTTTTCCTACCGCCTATCTTGCGTATACTCCAAATGACAACCACTCATTTAATATGACATACAGCAGAAGAATAAACAGACCCAATTATAATCAACTGAACCCTTTCAGGATATATGATAATCCTTACTCGTATGTAGAAGGAAACCCTTTTCTGAAACCTTCTTATACCAGTAACTTTGAGTTCATCTATACATTTGATAATCTGGAGTCTAAGATATACTATTCATATGAAAAAAATGGTTTTGAACAGCTGGGTATATTGGATAATGATACAAAAATAACCCGTTATTTTGTATTAAACTTCCTTAAAACCTACAATATTGGCCTTACAGAAAACATATCGTTTAATCCTGTAAAGTTCTGGACAACAACCAATTCATTTGATATTAATTATACAAAATCTACATCAGACACCCCGATAACGGTTGGTTCTCTGAATGGATGGAATACTTACCTTTCTACAGATAATGAATTTTCTTTAAATTCAAAAAAAACATTATCATTTAATGTAGGATACTGGATAAGCCTTCCCGGAGTAAACGGAGTAGATAAAGTGGGTACCAACCAATCTTTATATGCAGGACTTAAATTTTTAATGTTAGATAAAAATTTACAGCTCTCCATTATAGCAAATGATATTTTAAAAACACAAAAACCTGTTTATACGTCATATTCCAACGGTATAAAAACGATGTATCGAAACTATTATGACACGCAGTTTTTTACCTTATCCCTATCTTATAAGTTTGGAAATCAAAAACTTAAAGTTTCAAAACATAATTTTGGAAACCAGGAAGAAAAAAACAGAACAGGAAAATAA
- a CDS encoding helix-turn-helix transcriptional regulator has translation MMKLIFIILLLLSSFGNAQTKTIDSLGEFNYSQLKNKFDDYYNNDNVSESKKIAKYYLQKAKREKNIVQIAEGYTLMHFNENFSTALQYIDSISTVTKDIKGSYWISTVYRLKGNQYYKYDQLKAALDNYILSLKYAKEEKDEKLIAYTNLNIAYINSYIGRNAEAAKIFRYYYNKKDFLKTEHNQNRVNLINCYIEINKLDSANILIQQGLQYSIENKNKYSISQYQYLSGLYHLKQKEYKTATDELLKAYNYFSGIKDNNENYALYHIGRAYNGLANKEKAVQYFTQLDSNIQSSNITFPELRETYTYLIDYYKEKNDKEKQLYYIDRFLKVDKKLDEQFQYLSTELPKKYDTPNLLQEKEDIITDLKHRKTLLHVSISILILLLLLLAAFYYKTKKAEKKHRKIAQELIQWVEKKKSETVYVPSENEVNLPEVSAKAEITETKMIKTVPDDVAQSILKALDLFESKLQFLKNGITLASLAKSIKTNTTYLSEIINNHKGKNFTAYLNDLRIDYVLDVLVKDKKFRSYKLPAIAEEIGYNNVQAFSIAFKKKTGITPSIYIKEIEKSIIQ, from the coding sequence ATGATGAAGTTAATATTTATAATTTTATTGCTGTTGAGTAGCTTTGGAAATGCTCAAACAAAAACAATTGATTCTTTAGGTGAGTTTAATTATTCACAACTGAAGAATAAATTTGACGATTATTATAATAATGATAATGTTTCTGAATCTAAAAAAATTGCTAAATACTATTTACAGAAAGCAAAAAGAGAAAAAAATATTGTTCAGATAGCGGAAGGATATACTCTTATGCATTTTAATGAAAATTTCTCAACAGCCTTACAATATATTGACAGTATATCCACAGTTACAAAAGATATTAAAGGAAGTTACTGGATTTCCACAGTATACAGACTAAAAGGGAATCAGTACTACAAGTATGATCAATTAAAAGCAGCACTGGACAATTATATCTTAAGTTTAAAATATGCAAAAGAAGAAAAAGATGAAAAACTCATTGCCTATACCAACCTAAACATTGCCTATATCAACAGCTATATAGGCAGAAACGCTGAAGCGGCTAAAATTTTCAGATATTATTACAATAAAAAAGATTTCCTTAAGACAGAACATAATCAAAACAGGGTAAACCTGATCAACTGCTATATTGAAATTAACAAACTGGATTCTGCCAATATATTGATTCAACAGGGATTACAATATTCGATTGAAAACAAAAACAAATATAGCATTAGTCAGTATCAATACTTATCAGGGCTTTATCATCTAAAGCAGAAGGAATATAAAACTGCAACCGATGAGCTATTAAAAGCCTATAATTATTTTTCAGGAATCAAAGATAATAATGAAAATTATGCACTATACCATATAGGCAGGGCATATAACGGATTAGCAAACAAGGAAAAAGCAGTACAATATTTTACCCAGTTAGATTCTAATATACAGAGTAGTAATATTACCTTTCCTGAGCTTCGGGAGACCTACACTTATCTTATAGATTATTATAAAGAAAAAAACGATAAGGAGAAACAACTATATTATATTGATCGTTTTCTAAAAGTTGATAAAAAGCTTGATGAACAATTCCAGTATTTATCCACCGAACTCCCTAAAAAATACGATACTCCGAACCTGCTGCAGGAAAAGGAAGATATTATTACCGATTTAAAACATAGAAAAACACTTTTACATGTCTCTATCAGTATTTTAATACTCTTGCTTTTATTGCTCGCAGCATTTTACTATAAAACAAAAAAAGCCGAAAAAAAACATCGAAAAATTGCTCAAGAGCTGATTCAATGGGTTGAAAAAAAGAAATCAGAAACAGTATATGTCCCAAGTGAAAATGAGGTAAACCTACCGGAAGTATCCGCAAAAGCTGAAATTACTGAAACTAAAATGATCAAAACTGTTCCTGACGATGTTGCTCAATCTATTTTAAAGGCTTTAGACCTTTTTGAAAGCAAACTGCAGTTTTTAAAGAATGGCATTACCCTGGCCAGTTTAGCAAAAAGTATAAAAACAAATACGACCTATCTATCTGAAATTATTAATAATCATAAAGGTAAAAACTTCACTGCTTACCTTAATGATCTACGTATTGACTACGTATTAGATGTGCTTGTAAAGGATAAAAAGTTTAGATCTTACAAATTACCGGCTATTGCGGAAGAAATAGGTTACAATAATGTGCAGGCATTTTCTATTGCCTTTAAGAAAAAGACAGGAATTACTCCCTCTATTTATATCAAAGAAATTGAGAAATCAATTATTCAATAA
- a CDS encoding prolyl oligopeptidase family serine peptidase: MRPLFFITCFSSFLFHAQQSNLPPSVRATDEYFGVKISDDYRNLENLDDTNTMNWMKSQTSYTKSVLDLIPSKNYYLNKRLEFDKRQGYSLTNLKVTSNEKYFYLKKNDTEKVAKLYSREGLSGKEELLYDPSSYRSNEKTNHEFVINYINPSWDGSKVAISMAEKGQELAEVIVLDVKKKYIYPEVIGQIEPVSGGGIKWLDDNSGFFYLYYPTTDSKSLDFYKNTRTVLYKIGTDPKKINDVFSAKNNPDLNIIDEHFPMIVDIDREDPYYVGMLVDYESYRKTFFISKKDLLNGKKNWKPLYDASDKVRNLDICGDQVFFLSSFNTSFNQLCQTSINNPNFKHPEILVPEKKDEFIKSYKITKDGIYYTTTKNGVEAKLYLYKDGKDTPIQLPYASGSINLQSQGENSSDIWIICAGWANEGQRFKYDVKNNTFIPENLSPVAKYPEFEDIIVKEITVKAKDGEEIPVSLIYNKNLKKNGNNMVLIDSYGSYGLSINPSFSTTYLLWVNQGGMVAVAHVRGGGEKGEKWRLGGLKETKPNTWRDLIDCTEYLIKEKYTAKDKVAIWGASAGGITVGRAMTERPDLFKAVIAEVGVMNPIRDETTPNAQPKEFGTIKDPKEFKALLEMDSYHHIKKGTKYPATYITGGINDQRVAVWEPVKYAAKLMASTTSNNPVLLKIDFEGGHAGNVPVAQRYSNIGEMFAFALWQLGHPDYQPKQKNTEK; the protein is encoded by the coding sequence ATGAGGCCCTTATTTTTCATTACTTGCTTTTCTTCTTTCCTCTTTCATGCTCAACAATCAAATTTACCTCCATCAGTGCGTGCTACAGATGAATATTTTGGAGTTAAAATTTCTGACGATTATAGAAATCTGGAAAACCTTGATGATACAAATACTATGAACTGGATGAAGTCCCAGACTTCCTATACAAAATCAGTATTAGACCTTATTCCCAGCAAAAATTATTATTTGAACAAAAGGCTTGAATTTGATAAAAGACAGGGCTATTCTTTGACTAATCTCAAAGTGACAAGTAATGAAAAATATTTTTATTTAAAAAAGAATGATACGGAGAAAGTAGCAAAGTTGTATTCCAGAGAAGGGTTATCAGGAAAAGAAGAATTACTATATGATCCCAGCAGTTATAGAAGTAATGAAAAAACAAATCACGAATTTGTAATCAATTACATAAATCCAAGCTGGGATGGAAGTAAGGTTGCCATCTCAATGGCGGAAAAAGGACAGGAATTGGCAGAAGTTATTGTTCTTGATGTCAAGAAAAAATATATTTATCCTGAAGTTATTGGACAGATTGAGCCCGTAAGTGGCGGAGGCATAAAATGGTTAGATGATAATAGCGGTTTCTTCTATCTTTATTACCCTACTACGGATTCTAAATCCTTAGATTTTTATAAAAATACCCGAACTGTTTTATATAAAATCGGAACAGATCCGAAAAAGATAAATGATGTATTTTCTGCTAAAAATAATCCTGATTTAAATATTATCGACGAACATTTTCCGATGATTGTCGATATTGACAGAGAGGATCCATACTATGTAGGGATGTTAGTAGATTATGAAAGCTATAGAAAAACATTCTTTATCAGTAAAAAAGACTTATTAAATGGTAAGAAAAACTGGAAACCATTATATGATGCTAGTGATAAAGTAAGAAATCTTGATATATGTGGAGATCAGGTATTTTTTTTATCGTCATTTAATACGTCATTTAATCAACTATGCCAAACTAGTATTAACAACCCCAACTTTAAACATCCGGAAATTCTTGTTCCCGAGAAAAAAGACGAGTTTATTAAAAGCTATAAGATTACAAAAGACGGAATCTATTATACTACAACTAAAAATGGGGTAGAAGCAAAATTATACCTGTACAAGGATGGAAAAGATACTCCTATTCAACTTCCATATGCATCTGGAAGTATTAATTTGCAATCTCAGGGAGAAAATTCTTCTGATATCTGGATAATTTGTGCTGGTTGGGCTAATGAAGGCCAACGTTTCAAATATGATGTGAAAAACAATACATTCATTCCTGAAAACTTGTCTCCTGTTGCAAAATATCCCGAATTTGAAGATATTATTGTCAAAGAAATTACTGTAAAAGCAAAAGATGGAGAAGAAATCCCAGTTTCTTTGATTTACAATAAGAATCTTAAGAAAAACGGAAATAATATGGTTTTGATTGATAGTTATGGATCATACGGCCTTTCAATAAACCCATCCTTTTCTACTACTTATTTACTGTGGGTGAATCAAGGAGGAATGGTTGCAGTGGCTCATGTACGAGGTGGTGGTGAAAAAGGAGAAAAGTGGCGCCTAGGTGGTTTAAAAGAAACAAAACCCAATACATGGAGAGATCTGATTGACTGTACTGAATATTTAATCAAAGAAAAATATACTGCAAAAGATAAAGTGGCAATTTGGGGTGCCAGCGCAGGAGGCATTACAGTAGGAAGAGCTATGACCGAAAGGCCTGATTTGTTTAAAGCTGTTATTGCTGAAGTAGGCGTTATGAATCCAATTAGAGATGAAACAACTCCTAATGCCCAGCCAAAAGAATTCGGAACGATAAAAGATCCTAAGGAGTTTAAAGCATTACTCGAGATGGACTCCTACCACCACATTAAAAAGGGAACAAAATATCCTGCTACCTATATTACAGGAGGAATAAATGATCAGAGAGTTGCTGTATGGGAGCCTGTAAAATATGCCGCTAAATTAATGGCTAGTACCACATCTAATAATCCGGTATTACTAAAAATAGATTTTGAAGGCGGACATGCAGGGAATGTACCTGTTGCACAGCGTTATTCGAATATTGGAGAAATGTTTGCGTTTGCATTATGGCAACTTGGCCATCCGGATTATCAACCCAAACAAAAAAATACAGAGAAGTAG
- a CDS encoding lantibiotic dehydratase, whose translation MVSQRQFFPGSEWLYIKIYTGVKTADIILEEAIAFFIEDLQKNNHISKWFFIRYTDPEPHLRIRLKVSNINNYNTIFEKINDALKEYTESGEISNIIVDTYNREIERYGENTMDDAETLFQNNSEFTLQCLHYDDEEKIIVSMYYIDQTLDEINLTIPEKLGWIRNFNNVFKQEFNADKKLNSQLDKKYREFKLKFVDFLTSEEFSKEREYIINILAGNLAFQNIINHNENQSLGMSLQVFFQSIFHMNINRLFISDQRLFEMVIYDYLLRHYKTTINYPL comes from the coding sequence ATGGTGTCCCAGAGACAATTTTTTCCCGGAAGTGAATGGCTGTATATTAAAATTTATACAGGAGTAAAAACTGCTGATATTATTTTGGAAGAAGCTATTGCTTTTTTTATAGAAGATCTTCAAAAAAATAATCATATCTCAAAATGGTTTTTCATTCGTTATACTGATCCGGAGCCACACCTAAGAATAAGGCTGAAGGTCAGTAATATAAATAATTACAATACAATTTTTGAAAAAATCAATGATGCCTTAAAGGAATATACAGAAAGTGGAGAAATCTCCAATATTATTGTAGATACTTACAATAGGGAAATAGAGAGATATGGAGAAAATACAATGGATGATGCCGAAACCTTATTCCAAAACAATAGCGAATTTACTCTGCAGTGCTTGCATTATGATGATGAGGAAAAAATTATTGTTTCTATGTATTATATTGATCAGACTCTCGACGAAATCAATCTTACTATTCCGGAGAAACTAGGATGGATCAGGAATTTCAATAATGTTTTTAAACAAGAGTTTAATGCAGATAAAAAACTCAATTCACAATTAGATAAAAAGTATAGAGAATTCAAATTAAAATTTGTTGATTTTCTTACTTCTGAAGAATTTTCTAAAGAACGGGAATATATTATTAATATTCTGGCAGGCAATCTTGCATTTCAAAATATTATCAACCATAATGAAAACCAATCTTTAGGAATGTCCTTACAGGTTTTTTTTCAAAGTATATTTCATATGAATATCAACAGACTTTTCATATCTGATCAAAGATTATTTGAAATGGTAATCTATGACTATCTACTCAGACATTATAAAACTACAATTAATTATCCTTTGTAA